The proteins below come from a single Streptomyces tubercidicus genomic window:
- the cobC gene encoding Rv2231c family pyridoxal phosphate-dependent protein CobC, producing MPPHTASAPLRDPGTAAPPHEPDLRHHGDAEVRGADAGLTDLAVNVRTGTPPAWLKAHLAASLDGLAAYPDGRAARRAVAARHGLPVDRVLLTSGAAEAFVLLARAVAARRPVVVHPQFTEPEAALRDAGHAVGRVLLTARDGFRLDPAAVPEDADLVVVGNPTNPTSVLHPAEVLASLARPGRTLVVDEAFMDAVPGEREALAGRTDLPGLVVLRSLTKTWGLAGLRIGYVLAAPDTVAALERAQPLWPVSSPALAAAEACCTPRALAEAAAAAEETAVDRERLLARLSAFRQIEAAGPAAGPFVLIRLPDAEGVRAALRDRGFAVRRGDTFPGLGPDWLRLAVRDGATTDRFVTALGEVLG from the coding sequence ATGCCCCCGCACACCGCGTCCGCACCGCTCCGGGACCCCGGCACGGCCGCCCCGCCGCACGAACCCGACCTGCGGCATCACGGCGACGCCGAGGTTCGGGGCGCGGACGCCGGGCTGACGGATCTGGCGGTCAATGTCCGCACCGGCACTCCCCCGGCCTGGCTCAAGGCGCACCTGGCCGCGTCGCTGGACGGTCTCGCCGCGTACCCGGACGGCCGCGCGGCGCGCCGGGCGGTGGCGGCGCGGCACGGGCTGCCCGTCGACCGGGTGCTGCTCACCTCGGGGGCCGCGGAGGCGTTCGTGCTGCTCGCGCGGGCCGTGGCGGCCCGCCGGCCGGTGGTGGTGCATCCGCAGTTCACCGAGCCCGAGGCGGCGCTGCGGGACGCCGGGCACGCGGTCGGCCGGGTGCTGCTGACCGCACGGGACGGTTTCCGGCTGGACCCGGCCGCGGTGCCCGAGGACGCCGATCTGGTCGTCGTCGGCAACCCCACCAACCCCACCTCGGTGCTGCACCCCGCGGAGGTGCTGGCCTCCCTGGCGCGGCCGGGCCGGACGCTGGTGGTGGACGAGGCGTTCATGGACGCGGTGCCCGGTGAGCGCGAGGCACTGGCCGGGCGGACGGATCTGCCGGGGCTGGTGGTGCTGCGCAGCCTGACCAAGACCTGGGGGCTGGCCGGGCTGCGGATCGGCTATGTGCTGGCCGCCCCGGACACCGTCGCCGCCCTGGAGCGGGCCCAGCCGCTGTGGCCGGTCTCCAGTCCCGCGCTGGCCGCCGCGGAGGCGTGCTGTACGCCCCGTGCGCTGGCGGAGGCGGCCGCGGCGGCCGAGGAGACCGCCGTGGACCGGGAGCGGCTGCTGGCCCGGCTGAGCGCCTTCCGGCAGATCGAGGCGGCCGGCCCGGCGGCGGGTCCGTTCGTGCTGATCCGGCTGCCGGACGCGGAGGGGGTACGGGCCGCCCTGCGGGACCGCGGTTTCGCGGTGCGCCGCGGGGACACCTTCCCCGGCCTGGGCCCCGACTGGCTGCGGCTCGCGGTGCGCGACGGGGCGACGACGGACCGCTTTGTGACAGCGCTGGGCGAGGTGCTCGGGTAG
- a CDS encoding sirohydrochlorin chelatase, with protein sequence MTTPPALLIAGHGTRDEGGAAALHALVRLLAARHPEVPVAGGFFGTPASSLPLDGAIDGLVVRGVPRIVVIPLLTAPTGPVPDGLPTVLERAAERHPGLVLAVGAEPGPHPALLDALERRLDEALGSGARTPADRARTMVLLVGRGSTDPYANAEVARAARLLWEGRGFAGVETAFVSQAAPDVPAGLDRCQALAATAGPGGPGRIVVLPYFLLPGGPVERLHMQAEGWAMAHPGIQVFGATVIGPEPELADVIMERYGAVVAGEPPLGGAPDGGRAAAEDARPAYGAASQSAPLTTGAGER encoded by the coding sequence GTGACGACCCCTCCCGCACTGCTCATCGCCGGTCACGGCACCCGCGACGAAGGCGGGGCCGCCGCCCTGCACGCACTGGTGCGTCTGCTCGCCGCGCGACACCCCGAGGTGCCGGTCGCCGGCGGGTTCTTCGGCACCCCGGCCTCGTCGTTGCCGCTGGACGGCGCCATCGACGGTCTCGTCGTGCGGGGCGTGCCCCGGATCGTCGTCATACCCCTGCTGACCGCCCCGACCGGGCCGGTCCCGGACGGGCTGCCCACGGTGCTGGAGCGGGCGGCGGAGCGCCACCCCGGGCTCGTCCTCGCCGTCGGCGCCGAGCCGGGCCCGCACCCCGCGCTGCTCGACGCACTGGAGCGGCGGCTGGACGAGGCGCTGGGCAGCGGCGCCCGCACCCCCGCCGACCGGGCCCGCACCATGGTGCTGCTGGTGGGCCGCGGTTCGACCGATCCGTACGCCAATGCCGAGGTGGCGCGGGCCGCGCGGCTGTTGTGGGAGGGGCGCGGCTTCGCGGGCGTGGAGACCGCGTTCGTCTCGCAGGCGGCACCCGACGTCCCGGCGGGCCTGGACCGGTGCCAGGCGCTCGCGGCCACGGCGGGGCCCGGCGGCCCCGGCCGGATCGTGGTGCTGCCCTACTTCCTCCTCCCCGGCGGCCCGGTGGAGCGGCTGCACATGCAGGCCGAGGGCTGGGCCATGGCCCACCCCGGCATCCAGGTCTTCGGTGCGACGGTGATCGGCCCGGAGCCCGAGCTGGCCGACGTGATCATGGAGCGCTACGGCGCGGTGGTGGCGGGCGAGCCGCCGCTCGGCGGTGCGCCGGACGGTGGCCGGGCGGCGGCGGAGGACGCCCGGCCGGCGTACGGCGCGGCCAGCCAGAGCGCGCCGCTGACCACGGGCGCCGGGGAACGGTGA
- a CDS encoding cobalamin biosynthesis protein, whose product MSPAPHDTGRSAHPAAPLVVGVGASRGVPVSEVLELIAAARAAAGCTDRPVVALATVAAKAAEPGLLGAARQLGVPLRSFPAAALAAVPVPGPSASVAAAVGTPSVAEAAALLAAGPGAELVAGKQKSAPRGRPPRATCALAGPAVTDTGALTAGREGAATDRSSAADIVMTSPNPPRRGPGRWTAVVGDPAPGSGPSGTKETS is encoded by the coding sequence ATGAGCCCGGCACCCCACGACACCGGCCGGTCCGCCCATCCCGCCGCGCCGCTGGTCGTCGGGGTGGGCGCGAGCCGCGGCGTCCCGGTGTCCGAGGTGCTGGAGCTGATCGCGGCCGCCCGCGCCGCGGCGGGATGTACGGACCGGCCGGTCGTCGCGCTGGCGACGGTCGCGGCCAAGGCGGCGGAGCCGGGTCTGCTCGGGGCGGCGCGACAGCTGGGCGTGCCGTTGCGGTCGTTCCCGGCGGCGGCCCTGGCGGCGGTGCCGGTACCGGGGCCGTCCGCGTCCGTGGCGGCCGCCGTCGGGACGCCGAGCGTGGCGGAGGCGGCGGCGCTGCTGGCCGCGGGGCCGGGCGCCGAACTGGTCGCGGGCAAGCAGAAGTCGGCGCCGCGGGGTCGGCCGCCCCGGGCGACCTGTGCGCTGGCCGGGCCCGCTGTAACGGACACCGGTGCCCTTACCGCTGGTAGGGAGGGAGCGGCCACCGACCGCTCCTCCGCTGCGGATATCGTCATGACGTCCCCCAACCCGCCCCGCCGTGGCCCGGGTCGGTGGACGGCGGTCGTCGGCGACCCGGCGCCCGGCAGCGGACCCTCCGGCACCAAGGAGACCTCGTGA
- a CDS encoding cobyrinate a,c-diamide synthase encodes MNGGSIPRLVIAAPSSGAGKTTVATGLMAAFADAGLTVSPHKVGPDYIDPGYHSLATGRPGRNLDAYLCGPDRVAPLFLHGAAGADLALVEGVMGLFDGASGMGELSSTAQVAKLLRAPVVLVVDASSQSRSVAALVHGFASWDPEVRLAGVILNKVGSDRHEELLREAMDSSGVPVLGALRRDGRAGTPSRHLGLVPVAERRAEAVESVAELAARVRAGCDLEALLALARTVPELPDAPWDPAAELAPATGSEPAPVAGAAAPEKPLIAVAGGPAFTFSYAEHAELLAAAGAEVAPFDPLRDEQLPPGTRGLVIGGGFPEMYAPDLSANAPLRAAVAELAASGAPVSAECAGLLYLSRSIDGKPMCGVLPAEARMTDRLTLGYREAVALRDNALAAAGTRVRGHEFHRTALEPGAGTDPAWGLTHPERRVEGFVTGGVHASYLHVHWAAEPSLAGRLVTSAAQGAARA; translated from the coding sequence GTGAACGGCGGGTCGATTCCGCGGCTGGTGATCGCCGCACCGTCGTCGGGCGCGGGCAAGACGACGGTGGCCACCGGCCTGATGGCGGCATTCGCCGACGCCGGGCTGACGGTGTCGCCGCACAAGGTGGGTCCGGACTACATCGACCCCGGTTACCACTCCCTGGCCACCGGCCGTCCCGGCCGCAATCTGGACGCCTATCTGTGCGGTCCTGACCGGGTCGCGCCGCTGTTCCTGCACGGTGCGGCGGGCGCCGATCTCGCGCTCGTCGAGGGCGTGATGGGGCTGTTCGACGGGGCGTCCGGGATGGGCGAACTGTCCTCAACGGCGCAGGTGGCGAAGCTGCTGCGGGCGCCGGTGGTGCTGGTGGTGGACGCGTCCTCGCAGTCCCGCTCGGTTGCCGCGCTGGTGCACGGCTTCGCCTCCTGGGACCCGGAGGTGCGGCTGGCCGGGGTGATCCTCAACAAGGTCGGCTCGGACCGTCACGAGGAGCTGCTGCGGGAGGCGATGGACTCCTCCGGTGTGCCGGTGCTGGGCGCCCTGCGCCGGGACGGACGGGCCGGTACGCCCTCCCGGCACCTGGGCCTGGTGCCGGTCGCCGAACGGCGCGCCGAGGCCGTGGAGTCGGTGGCGGAACTCGCCGCGCGGGTCCGTGCGGGCTGCGACCTGGAGGCGCTGCTGGCGCTGGCGCGTACGGTGCCGGAGCTGCCGGACGCGCCCTGGGACCCGGCGGCGGAGCTGGCTCCCGCGACGGGGTCGGAACCGGCTCCGGTCGCGGGGGCGGCCGCCCCGGAGAAGCCGCTGATCGCCGTCGCGGGCGGCCCCGCGTTCACCTTCTCGTACGCCGAGCACGCCGAGCTGCTGGCCGCCGCCGGTGCCGAGGTGGCCCCGTTCGACCCGCTGCGGGACGAGCAACTGCCGCCCGGCACCCGGGGGTTGGTGATCGGCGGCGGCTTTCCCGAGATGTATGCGCCGGATCTGTCGGCGAACGCGCCGCTGCGCGCGGCGGTGGCGGAGCTGGCCGCCTCCGGGGCGCCGGTGTCCGCGGAGTGCGCCGGGCTGCTCTACCTCTCCCGCTCGATCGACGGAAAGCCGATGTGCGGGGTGCTGCCCGCCGAGGCCCGGATGACCGACCGGCTCACCCTCGGCTACCGGGAGGCGGTGGCGCTGCGGGACAACGCGCTGGCCGCGGCCGGCACCCGGGTGCGCGGCCACGAGTTCCACCGCACGGCGCTGGAGCCGGGCGCGGGCACGGATCCGGCGTGGGGGCTGACGCATCCGGAGCGGCGGGTGGAGGGCTTTGTGACCGGCGGGGTGCATGCCTCGTATCTGCATGTGCACTGGGCCGCCGAACCGTCGCTGGCCGGACGGCTGGTGACGAGCGCGGCACAGGGCGCGGCGAGGGCATGA
- the cobO gene encoding cob(I)yrinic acid a,c-diamide adenosyltransferase gives MPQGQPSVVPNDGLTTRQRRNRPLVFVHTGQGKGKSTAAFGLALRAWNQGWPVGVFQFVKSAKWKVGEERALKVLGESGEGGTVAWHKMGEGWSWVQRDIASSEDAAREGWEQVKRDLAAETYKLLVLDEFAYPLKWGWIDTDEVVSVLRDRPGTQHVVITGRGAPEALLDFADLVTDMTKVKHPMDEGQKGQRGIEW, from the coding sequence ATGCCGCAGGGACAGCCGTCCGTCGTACCGAACGACGGGCTCACCACCCGCCAGCGCCGTAACCGTCCGCTGGTGTTCGTCCACACCGGCCAGGGCAAGGGCAAGTCCACCGCCGCCTTCGGGCTGGCGTTGCGCGCCTGGAACCAGGGCTGGCCAGTCGGGGTGTTCCAGTTCGTGAAGTCGGCGAAGTGGAAGGTCGGCGAGGAGCGGGCGCTGAAGGTGCTCGGGGAGTCCGGGGAGGGCGGCACCGTCGCCTGGCACAAGATGGGCGAGGGCTGGTCCTGGGTGCAGCGCGATATCGCCTCCAGTGAGGACGCGGCGCGCGAGGGCTGGGAGCAGGTCAAGCGGGATCTGGCCGCGGAGACCTACAAGCTGCTGGTGCTGGACGAGTTCGCCTATCCGCTGAAGTGGGGCTGGATCGACACCGACGAGGTGGTGTCGGTGCTGCGCGACCGTCCCGGTACGCAGCATGTCGTCATCACCGGTCGGGGCGCCCCGGAGGCGCTGCTGGACTTCGCCGATCTGGTGACGGACATGACCAAGGTCAAGCACCCGATGGACGAGGGCCAGAAGGGCCAGCGGGGCATCGAATGGTGA
- a CDS encoding putative cobaltochelatase: MTTAHNTTPQYPFTAVVGMDDLRLALLLNAVSPAVGGVLVRGEKGTAKSTAVRALSALMPAVDVIGGCRFACAPAAPDPGCPDGPHERGAVEERPTRMVELPVGASEDRLVGALDIERALSEGVKAFEPGLLADAHRGILYVDEVNLLHDHLVDLLLDAAAMGASYVEREGVSVRHAARFLLVGTMNPEEGELRPQLLDRFGLTVEVAASREPDQRVEVVRRRLAYDADPAGFASRWAAEEDALRGRIAAARELLPRVTLGDAALRQIAATCAAFEVDGMRADIVMARTATALAAWAGRTEVLEEDVRQAALLALPHRRRRNPFDAPGLDEDKLDQTLEEFGADEDTDGGDDDPEPDGPDGGPGGEGPDGGGPDGGGQPPQEGGPRESPLPPEAELPHQQDREASQTPQAPEQGEQPEPESAPQGGAAGEKAAVGAGEPFRTRRLDVPGLGEGADGRRSRARTAHGRTTGARRPQGALGKLHLSATVQAAAPHQRARGRSGQGLVVRRDDLREAVREGREGNLVLFVVDASGSMAARKRMSAVKGAVLSLLLDAYQRRDKIGLITFRGTGAELALPPTSSVEAGAARLEQLPTGGRTPLSEGLLRAHEVLRVERMRDASRRPLLVVVTDGRATGGPEPVVRANRAARLLAGEGTASVVVDCEAGPVRLGLAGELARELQGTAITLDELRADSVSALVRTVQGNRKAA; encoded by the coding sequence ATGACAACCGCGCACAACACGACCCCGCAGTACCCCTTCACCGCAGTGGTCGGAATGGACGATCTGCGGCTCGCGCTGCTGCTCAACGCGGTGAGCCCCGCGGTGGGCGGTGTACTGGTCCGCGGGGAGAAGGGCACCGCCAAGAGCACCGCCGTACGGGCGTTGTCGGCGCTGATGCCGGCCGTGGACGTGATCGGCGGCTGCCGCTTCGCCTGCGCCCCGGCCGCACCCGACCCCGGCTGTCCGGACGGGCCGCACGAGAGGGGCGCCGTCGAGGAGCGCCCGACGCGGATGGTCGAACTGCCCGTCGGCGCCTCCGAGGACCGGCTGGTCGGCGCGCTGGACATCGAGCGGGCGCTGTCGGAGGGCGTGAAGGCCTTCGAACCGGGCCTGCTGGCGGATGCGCACCGCGGCATCCTGTACGTCGACGAGGTCAATCTGCTCCATGACCACCTCGTGGACCTGTTGCTGGACGCCGCCGCCATGGGCGCCTCGTACGTCGAGCGCGAGGGGGTCTCCGTACGGCACGCGGCCCGTTTTCTGCTCGTCGGCACCATGAATCCCGAAGAGGGCGAGCTGCGGCCGCAGTTGCTGGACCGGTTCGGGCTGACGGTCGAGGTCGCCGCCTCGCGCGAGCCGGACCAGCGGGTGGAGGTCGTGCGGCGCCGGCTGGCGTACGACGCCGATCCGGCCGGGTTCGCCTCGCGCTGGGCCGCCGAGGAGGACGCGCTGCGCGGGCGGATCGCCGCGGCCCGGGAGCTGCTGCCGCGGGTGACGCTGGGCGATGCGGCGCTGCGGCAGATCGCCGCGACCTGTGCCGCGTTCGAGGTCGACGGGATGCGCGCGGACATCGTGATGGCGCGGACCGCCACGGCGCTGGCCGCGTGGGCGGGGCGGACCGAGGTCCTGGAGGAGGACGTGCGGCAGGCGGCGCTGCTGGCGCTGCCGCACCGCCGGCGCCGTAACCCCTTCGACGCTCCCGGCTTGGACGAGGACAAACTCGACCAGACGCTGGAGGAGTTCGGCGCGGACGAGGACACCGACGGCGGCGACGACGACCCGGAGCCGGACGGTCCGGACGGCGGTCCCGGTGGCGAGGGCCCTGACGGCGGCGGTCCGGACGGCGGCGGGCAGCCGCCGCAGGAGGGCGGGCCCCGGGAGTCGCCGCTCCCGCCGGAGGCCGAACTCCCGCACCAGCAGGACCGGGAGGCCTCGCAGACTCCGCAGGCCCCCGAGCAGGGTGAGCAGCCCGAGCCCGAGAGCGCGCCGCAGGGGGGCGCGGCCGGGGAGAAGGCGGCGGTCGGGGCCGGTGAGCCGTTCCGCACCCGGCGCCTCGATGTGCCGGGCCTGGGCGAGGGCGCGGACGGGCGCCGCTCCCGGGCCCGTACCGCCCACGGCCGGACGACCGGGGCCCGCCGCCCCCAGGGCGCCCTGGGCAAGCTGCACTTGTCGGCGACCGTGCAGGCCGCGGCGCCGCACCAGCGGGCCCGCGGCCGCAGCGGGCAGGGCCTGGTGGTGCGCCGGGACGATCTGCGCGAGGCGGTACGCGAGGGGCGGGAGGGCAATCTGGTCCTGTTCGTCGTGGACGCCTCCGGTTCGATGGCGGCGCGGAAGCGGATGAGCGCGGTCAAGGGCGCGGTGCTCTCGCTGCTGCTGGACGCCTACCAGCGGCGCGACAAGATCGGCCTGATCACGTTCCGCGGCACCGGCGCCGAGCTGGCGCTGCCCCCGACGTCCTCGGTCGAGGCGGGCGCGGCGCGGCTGGAGCAGCTGCCGACGGGCGGCCGCACCCCGCTGTCCGAGGGCCTGCTGCGGGCCCATGAGGTGCTGCGGGTGGAGCGGATGCGGGATGCCTCACGGCGGCCGCTGCTGGTGGTCGTCACCGACGGCCGGGCGACCGGCGGCCCGGAGCCCGTCGTCCGGGCCAACCGCGCCGCCCGGCTGCTGGCCGGTGAGGGCACCGCCTCGGTGGTCGTGGACTGTGAGGCGGGCCCGGTGCGGCTGGGGCTGGCGGGCGAGCTGGCCCGGGAGCTCCAGGGCACCGCGATCACCCTCGATGAACTGCGCGCGGACAGTGTCTCCGCGCTCGTACGGACCGTGCAGGGCAACAGGAAGGCCGCGTAA
- a CDS encoding cobyric acid synthase: MADGAFGRSSGGALGGGLLVAGTTSDAGKSVVTAGICRWLVRQGVKVAPFKAQNMSLNSFVTREGAEIGRAQAMQAAAARVEPTALMNPVLLKPGSDRSSQVVLLGKPVGELSARGYHAGRQEQLLGTVTDCLQELRRTHDAVICEGAGSPAEINLRRTDIVNMGIARAARIPVVVVGDIDRGGVFASFFGTTALLSKEDQALVAGYLVNKFRGDVTLLEPGLEMLRGLTGRQTLGVLPFAHGLGIDEEDGLRVSLRGAVRESTVAPPHGAEVLRVAVCAVPLMSNFTDVDALAAEPGVVVRFVDRAEELTDADLVVLPGTRGTVRALAWLRERGLADAIARRAAEGRPVLGICGGYQMLGERIEDDVESKAGVVDGLGLLPVRVRFAVEKTLARPAGEALGEPVEGYEIHHGVAEVTGGDEVFMSDGSGQGLDGCRAGSVWGTHWHGSLESDGFRRAFLRRVAADAGRAFVPAPDTRFGVLREEQLDRLGDLIEEHADTDALLRLIEEGVPTALPFIPPGAP; the protein is encoded by the coding sequence CTGGCGGACGGGGCCTTCGGCCGTAGTTCGGGCGGGGCCCTCGGCGGCGGCCTGCTGGTGGCCGGTACGACGTCCGACGCCGGTAAGAGCGTGGTGACGGCGGGCATCTGCCGCTGGCTGGTCCGGCAGGGCGTCAAGGTGGCGCCCTTCAAGGCACAGAACATGTCGCTGAACTCGTTCGTCACGCGCGAGGGCGCGGAGATCGGCCGGGCGCAGGCGATGCAGGCCGCCGCGGCGCGGGTGGAGCCGACCGCGCTGATGAACCCCGTACTGCTCAAGCCGGGCAGCGACCGCAGCAGCCAGGTGGTGCTGCTGGGCAAGCCGGTGGGGGAACTCAGCGCCCGGGGCTACCACGCGGGCCGCCAGGAGCAGTTGCTCGGGACGGTGACCGACTGCCTCCAGGAGCTGCGGCGTACCCATGACGCGGTGATCTGTGAGGGCGCCGGCAGCCCCGCCGAGATCAATCTGCGGCGGACCGACATCGTGAACATGGGTATCGCACGGGCCGCCCGTATCCCGGTGGTCGTGGTCGGCGACATCGACCGCGGCGGGGTGTTCGCCTCGTTCTTCGGCACCACCGCGCTGCTGTCCAAGGAGGACCAGGCGCTGGTCGCGGGCTATCTGGTCAACAAGTTCCGGGGCGATGTGACGCTGCTGGAGCCGGGGCTGGAGATGCTGCGCGGCCTCACGGGGCGGCAGACGCTGGGCGTACTGCCCTTCGCGCACGGGCTCGGCATCGACGAGGAGGACGGCCTGAGGGTGTCGCTGCGCGGTGCGGTGCGCGAGAGCACGGTGGCTCCGCCGCACGGTGCGGAGGTGCTGCGGGTGGCGGTCTGCGCCGTCCCGCTGATGTCGAACTTCACGGACGTGGACGCGCTGGCCGCCGAACCGGGCGTGGTGGTGCGGTTCGTGGACCGGGCCGAGGAACTGACCGACGCGGACCTGGTGGTGCTGCCGGGGACCCGGGGCACCGTCCGGGCGCTGGCCTGGCTGCGGGAGCGCGGCCTGGCGGACGCGATCGCCCGCCGGGCCGCCGAGGGCCGCCCGGTACTGGGCATCTGCGGCGGCTACCAGATGCTGGGCGAACGCATCGAGGACGACGTCGAGTCGAAGGCCGGCGTGGTCGACGGGCTGGGGCTGCTGCCCGTACGGGTGCGGTTCGCGGTGGAGAAGACCCTGGCGCGGCCGGCCGGTGAGGCGCTGGGCGAGCCGGTGGAGGGGTACGAGATCCACCACGGCGTCGCCGAAGTGACCGGCGGCGACGAGGTGTTCATGTCCGACGGCTCCGGGCAGGGTCTGGACGGCTGCCGGGCCGGCTCCGTATGGGGCACGCACTGGCACGGCTCGCTGGAGAGCGACGGTTTCCGCCGGGCGTTCCTGCGGCGGGTCGCGGCGGACGCGGGCCGGGCGTTCGTCCCCGCGCCGGACACCCGTTTCGGGGTGCTGCGGGAGGAACAACTGGACCGGCTGGGCGATCTGATCGAGGAGCACGCGGACACGGACGCGCTGCTGCGGCTGATCGAGGAAGGGGTGCCGACGGCGCTCCCGTTCATACCCCCGGGAGCGCCGTGA
- a CDS encoding cobalamin biosynthesis protein produces MRGEHAAYACGAALGFLGDLIAADPRRGHPVAAFGRAAGAVERRLWRDHRGYGAAHAVLCAGGAAAGAALLERAVRGSASASLLSLRGGAGVALTAATVWAVLGGTSLGREARAVGGALSAGDLDVARERLPHLCGRDPQALDGPQMARAVVESVAENTSDAVVGALVWGALGGVPGLVAFRAVNTLDAMVGHKSPRYRRFGWAAARLDDLAGWPGSRLTAALTVLAGPDRRGALRARRADGGAHPSPNAGPVEASFAGALGVRLGGTLAYGGRVEHRPVLNGGARPVAVDDIERAVRLSRRVSVLALATTVAARLAAGAARAAVARGAVARGAGARVAGGRGREAAAV; encoded by the coding sequence GTGCGCGGCGAACACGCGGCATATGCGTGCGGCGCGGCCCTCGGCTTTCTCGGCGACCTGATAGCGGCGGATCCCCGGCGCGGCCACCCGGTGGCCGCGTTCGGCCGGGCCGCGGGCGCCGTCGAGCGCCGGCTGTGGCGCGATCACCGCGGTTACGGGGCGGCGCATGCCGTGCTGTGCGCGGGCGGGGCCGCCGCCGGTGCCGCGCTGCTGGAGCGCGCCGTGCGGGGCTCGGCTTCCGCTTCTTTGCTGTCGCTCCGTGGTGGCGCTGGGGTCGCGCTGACCGCGGCGACGGTCTGGGCCGTACTGGGCGGCACCTCGCTCGGCCGGGAGGCGCGGGCCGTCGGCGGGGCGCTGTCGGCGGGTGACCTGGACGTGGCGCGGGAGCGGCTGCCGCATCTGTGCGGGCGCGATCCGCAGGCGCTGGACGGGCCGCAGATGGCCCGTGCGGTGGTGGAGTCGGTCGCCGAGAACACCTCCGACGCGGTGGTCGGCGCGCTGGTGTGGGGCGCGCTGGGCGGGGTGCCCGGTCTGGTGGCGTTCCGCGCGGTGAACACCCTGGACGCGATGGTCGGCCACAAGTCGCCGCGCTACCGCCGCTTCGGCTGGGCCGCGGCCCGGCTCGACGATCTCGCCGGCTGGCCCGGCTCCCGGCTGACCGCCGCGCTGACCGTGCTCGCGGGCCCCGACCGGCGCGGTGCGCTGCGGGCCCGGCGGGCGGACGGCGGTGCGCATCCGAGCCCCAACGCGGGCCCGGTGGAAGCCTCGTTCGCGGGTGCGCTGGGCGTACGGCTGGGCGGCACGCTGGCGTACGGCGGGCGGGTGGAGCACCGTCCGGTGCTCAACGGCGGGGCGCGGCCGGTGGCTGTGGACGACATCGAACGGGCGGTGCGGCTCTCCCGCCGGGTGAGCGTGCTGGCGCTGGCGACGACGGTGGCGGCGCGGCTGGCGGCCGGCGCTGCGCGGGCGGCGGTGGCTCGGGGGGCGGTTGCTCGGGGGGCCGGGGCTCGGGTGGCCGGGGGGCGCGGGCGTGAGGCGGCCGCGGTATGA
- a CDS encoding inorganic phosphate transporter, whose translation MEHITLLIGIVIVTALVFDFTNGFHDTANAMATTISTGALRPKTAVAMSAVLNLVGAFLSVEVAKTISGGIIDESAGIRPEVIFAGLVGAIVWNLLTWLAGLPSSSSHALFGGLIGATLVSVGTNGVHGDAVVMKVLIPAVAAPIVAGLAAMAATRLTYRLTRNHDEADTAKGYRAGQIASAALVSLAHGTNDAQKTMGVITLALITGGVVAPHADPPLWVIASAGLAIALGTYLGGWRIIRTMGKGITDIQPPQGFAAQTGAAATILASSHLGFALSTTQVCSGSVMGSGLGRKGGVVRWSTAGRMVLAWGLTLPAAGAVAAGAALLADQGDWGVAAVAVLGLGICGAIWAASRRKPVDHTNVNEGPAAEPAGVVTAALRSVSPPPAGQTTTVSGESPATPAQAADSATTTAPRAKAATVSR comes from the coding sequence ATGGAACACATCACGCTTCTCATCGGGATCGTGATCGTCACGGCCTTGGTGTTCGACTTTACGAACGGCTTCCACGACACGGCCAACGCGATGGCCACCACCATTTCCACCGGGGCATTGCGACCCAAGACCGCGGTGGCGATGTCGGCAGTCCTCAACCTTGTCGGCGCGTTTCTGTCCGTGGAGGTGGCCAAGACCATCTCCGGGGGGATCATCGATGAGAGTGCCGGCATCAGACCTGAAGTGATCTTCGCCGGCCTGGTCGGCGCGATCGTCTGGAACCTGCTGACCTGGCTCGCGGGTCTGCCCTCCAGCTCTTCCCACGCCCTCTTCGGCGGTCTGATCGGCGCGACCCTGGTGTCCGTCGGCACCAACGGCGTGCACGGCGACGCGGTCGTGATGAAGGTTCTGATCCCGGCGGTGGCCGCCCCGATCGTCGCCGGCCTGGCCGCGATGGCGGCGACCCGGCTCACCTACCGGCTGACCCGCAACCACGACGAGGCGGACACCGCCAAGGGTTACCGCGCGGGGCAGATCGCCTCCGCCGCCCTGGTCTCCCTCGCCCATGGCACCAACGACGCGCAGAAGACGATGGGCGTGATCACCCTCGCGCTGATCACCGGCGGCGTGGTCGCCCCGCACGCCGACCCGCCGCTGTGGGTCATCGCCTCGGCCGGTCTCGCCATCGCGCTCGGCACGTACCTGGGCGGCTGGCGGATCATCCGCACGATGGGCAAGGGCATCACCGACATCCAGCCGCCGCAGGGCTTCGCCGCCCAGACCGGCGCCGCCGCCACCATCCTGGCCTCCTCCCACCTCGGCTTCGCGCTCTCCACCACCCAGGTCTGCTCCGGCTCCGTGATGGGCTCCGGCCTGGGCCGCAAGGGCGGCGTGGTGCGCTGGTCCACGGCCGGCCGGATGGTCCTCGCCTGGGGCCTGACGCTGCCGGCCGCCGGTGCGGTCGCGGCGGGCGCCGCGCTCCTCGCCGACCAGGGCGACTGGGGCGTGGCGGCGGTGGCGGTCCTCGGACTCGGCATCTGCGGCGCGATCTGGGCCGCCTCCCGGCGCAAGCCGGTCGACCACACCAACGTCAACGAAGGTCCGGCGGCGGAGCCGGCCGGCGTGGTGACCGCCGCGCTGCGCAGCGTCTCCCCTCCCCCGGCGGGCCAGACGACCACGGTGAGCGGGGAATCGCCCGCGACCCCGGCCCAGGCGGCCGACTCCGCCACGACCACCGCCCCGCGCGCCAAGGCCGCGACGGTCTCCCGCTAG